The following proteins are co-located in the Pan troglodytes isolate AG18354 chromosome 5, NHGRI_mPanTro3-v2.0_pri, whole genome shotgun sequence genome:
- the RGL2 gene encoding ral guanine nucleotide dissociation stimulator-like 2 isoform X4 produces MLPRPLRLLLDTSPPGGVVLSSFRSRDPEEGGGPGGLVVGGGQEEEEEEEEEAPVSVWDEEEDGAVFTVTSRQYRPLDPLVPMPPPRSSRRLRAGTLEALVRHLLDTRTSGTDVTFMSAFLATHRAFTSTPALLGLMADRLEALESHPTDELERTTEVAISVLSTWLASHPEDFGSEAKGQLDRLESFLLQTGYAAGKGVGGGSADLIRNLRSRVDPQAPDLPKPLALPGDPPADPTDVLVFLADHLAEQLTLLDAELFLNLIPSQCLGGLWGHRDRPGHSHLCPSVRATVTQFNKVAGAVVSSVLGATSTGEGLGEVTIRPLRPPQRARLLEKWIRVAEECRLLRNFSSVYAVVSALQSSPIHRLRAAWGEATRDSLRVFSSLCQIFSEEDNYSQSRELLMQEVKLQSPLEPHSKKAPRSGSRGGGVVPYLGTFLKDLVMLDAASKDELENGYINFDKRRKEFAVLSELRRLQNECRGYNLQPDHDIQRWLQGLRPLTEAQRVLGSVGVPTPLVSCDRPSIGGDEAPTTPAPLLTRLAQHMKWPSVSSLDSALESSPSLHSPADPSHLSPPASSPRPSRGHRRSASCGSPLSGGAEEASGGTGYGGGGSGPGASDCRIIRVQMELGEDGSVYKSILVTSQDKAPSVISRVLKKNNRDSAVASEYELVQLLPGERELTIPASANVFYAMDGASHDFLLRQRRRSSTATPGVTSGPSASGTPPSEGGGGSFPRIKATGRKIARALF; encoded by the exons ATGCTCCCGCGGCCCCTGCGGCTGCTTTTGGACACGAGCCCCCCCGGGGGAGTCGTACTGAGCAGCTTCCGAAGCCGGGACCCCGAAGAGGGTGGGGGCCCAGGTGGCCTGGTCGTGGGCggggggcaggaggaagaggaggaggaagaagaagag GCCCCTGTGTCCGTCtgggatgaggaggaggatggTGCCGTGTTTACCGTCACAAGCCGCCAATATCGACCTCTTGATCCCTTG GTCCCTATGCCTCCCCCACGTTCCTCCCGACGGCTCCGAGCTGGCACTCTGGAGGCCCTGGTCAGACACCTACTGGATACCCGGACATCAGGGACTGATGTGACCTTCATGTCAGCCTTCCTGGCTACCCACCGGGCCTTCACCTCCACGCCTGCCTTGCTAGGGCTTATGGCTGACAG GCTGGAAGCCCTTGAATCTCATCCTACCGACGAACTAGAGaggacaacaga GGTAGCCATCTCTGTACTGTCAACCTGGCTGGCCTCTCACCCTGAGGATTTTGGCTCTGAGGCCAAGGGTCAGCTTGACCGGCTTGAGAGCTTCTTACTTCAGACAGGGTATGCAGCAGGGAAGGGTGTTGGGGGGGGCAGCGCTGACCTCATCCGCAATCTCCGGTCCCGGGTGGACCCCCAGGCCCCCGACCTTCCTAAGCCCCTGGCCCTCCCCGGCGATCCCCCTGCTGACCCCACGGATGTCCTGGTGTTCCTCGCTGACCACTTGGCCGAACAGCTGACCCTGCTAGATGCG GAGCTTTTTCTCAATTTGATCCCCTCTCAGTGCCTGGGAGGCCTGTGGGGTCACAGAGACCGGCCAGGACATTCTCACCTCTGCCCATCTGTCCGAGCTACTGTCACACAGTTCAACAAGGTGGCAGGGGCAGTGGTTAGTTCTGTCCTGGGGGCTACTTCCACTGGAGAGGGACTTGGGGAGGTGACCATACGGCCACTCCGTCCCCCACAGAGGGCCCGGCTCCTGGAGAAGTGGATCCGCGTGGCAGAG GAGTGCCGGCTGCTCCGAAACTTCTCTTCAGTTTATGCCGTGGTGTCAGCCCTGCAGTCCAGCCCCATCCACAGGCTTCGGGCAGCCTGGGGGGAAGCAACCAg gGACAGCCTCAGAGTCTTTTCCAGCCTCTGCCAGATTTTCTCCGAGGAGGATAATTATTCCCAGAGTCGGGAGCTGCTCATGCAG gaggTGAAGCTGCAGTCTCCTCTGGAGCCACACTCCAAGAAGGCCCCGAGGTCTGGCTCCCGGGGTGGG GGTGTGGTCCCATACCTTGGCACCTTCCTGAAGGACCTTGTGATGCTGGATGCAGCCTCCAAGGATGAGTTGGAG AATGGATACATCAATTTTGACAAGCGGAGGAAG GAGTTTGCAGTCCTTTCTGAGTTGCGACGGCTCCAGAATGAATGTCGTGGCTATAACCTCCAACCTGACCATGATATCCAGAGGTGGCTACAGGGGCTCCGGCCACTGACAGAGGCTCAGAG GGTTTTGGGCTCTGTTGGGGTCCCTACCCCGCTTGTGTCCTGTGACCGGCCCAGTATTGGGGGAGATGAGGCGCCTACAACTCCTGCTCCTCTGCTGACTCGGCTGGCCCAG CACATGAAGTGGCCATCTGTCTCGTCACTAGACTCTGCCTTGGAAAGCAGTCCATCCCTGCACAGTCCAGCTGACCCCAGCCACCTCTCCCCACCAGCCTCCTCCCCTAGGCCTTCTCGAGGTCACCGCCGCTCAGCCTCCTGTGGCTCCCCGCTGAGTGGGGGTGCAGAAGAGGCCTCCGGGGGGACTGGATATGGGGGAGGGGGATCTGGGCCAGGGGCCTCTGATTGCCGTATCATCCGAGTCCAGATGGAGTTAGGGGAAGATGGCAGTGTCTATAAGAGCATTTTG GTGACAAGCCAGGACAAGGCTCCAAGTGTCATCAGTCGTGTCCTTAAGAAAAACAATCGTGACTCTGCAGTGGCTTCAGAGTATGAGCTGGTACAGCTGCTACCAGGGGAGCGAG AGCTGACTATCCCAGCCTCGGCTAATGTATTCTACGCCATGGATGGAGCTTCACACGATTTCCTCCTGCGGCAGCGGCGAAGGTCCTCTACTGCTACACCTGGTGTCACCAGTGGCCCGTCTGCCTCAGGAACTCCTCCgagtgagggaggagggggctcCTTTCCCAGGATCAAGGCCACAGGGAGGAAGATTGCACGGGCACTGTTCTGA